From a region of the Listeria monocytogenes ATCC 19117 genome:
- a CDS encoding thiamine pyrophosphate-dependent dehydrogenase E1 component subunit alpha, with protein MTLKEAGLTEDKLIKMYETMLMARRLDERMWLLNRSGKIPFTISGQGQETAQIGAAFAFDLDKDYALPYYRDLAVVLAFGMTAKDIMLSAFAKAEDPNSGGRQMPAHFGQKSNRIVTQSSPVTTQFPHAAGIGLAAKMAGDEIAIYASTGEGSSNQGDFHEGINFASVHKLPVVFVIHNNQYAISVPASKQYAAEKLSDRAIGYGIPGERVDGTNMGEVYAAFKRAADRARNGEGPTLIETVSYRFTPHSSDDDDSSYRSREEVDEAKGKDPLKIFQAELLEEGYLTEEKIAEIEKSIAKEVNEATDYAESAAYAEPESSLLYVYDEEANS; from the coding sequence ATGACTTTAAAAGAAGCAGGTTTAACAGAAGATAAATTAATTAAAATGTATGAAACGATGCTAATGGCAAGAAGACTGGATGAACGTATGTGGTTGCTGAACCGTTCTGGGAAAATTCCTTTTACCATTTCTGGACAAGGACAAGAAACGGCACAAATTGGCGCTGCGTTTGCCTTTGATTTAGATAAAGATTATGCATTACCATATTACCGTGATTTAGCAGTGGTGTTAGCATTCGGGATGACAGCGAAAGATATTATGTTATCCGCGTTCGCTAAAGCGGAAGATCCAAACTCTGGCGGACGTCAAATGCCAGCTCATTTTGGCCAAAAATCAAACCGAATCGTTACACAAAGTTCACCCGTAACAACCCAGTTCCCGCACGCAGCAGGAATTGGTCTTGCAGCAAAAATGGCTGGTGACGAAATTGCGATTTATGCATCAACTGGGGAAGGATCTTCTAACCAAGGCGATTTCCACGAAGGAATCAACTTTGCATCTGTACATAAGTTGCCAGTTGTTTTCGTGATTCATAATAACCAATATGCTATTTCCGTTCCAGCATCGAAACAATATGCCGCAGAAAAACTATCTGACCGAGCAATTGGTTACGGCATCCCTGGTGAACGTGTGGATGGAACGAATATGGGAGAAGTATATGCGGCATTTAAACGTGCAGCAGATCGTGCAAGAAACGGCGAGGGACCTACTTTAATTGAGACAGTCTCTTATCGCTTCACACCACACTCCTCCGATGATGACGATAGTAGTTATCGTTCCAGAGAAGAAGTAGATGAAGCAAAAGGAAAAGATCCACTGAAAATTTTCCAAGCAGAATTACTCGAAGAAGGTTACTTAACAGAAGAAAAAATCGCTGAAATCGAAAAAAGTATTGCGAAAGAAGTTAACGAAGCAACTGATTACGCGGAAAGTGCAGCATACGCTGAACCAGAATCATCTTTACTATATGTATATGATGAAGAAGCGAATAGCTGA
- a CDS encoding alpha-ketoacid dehydrogenase subunit beta produces the protein MPIISYIDAITMALKEEMERDDKVFILGEDVGKKGGVFKATAGLYDEFGEDRVLDTPLAESAIAGVGIGAAMYGYRPVAEMQFADFIMPAVNQIISEASRIRYRSNNDWSCPIVIRAPFGGGVHGALYHSQSVEKVFFGQPGLKIVVPSSPYDAKGLLKAAIRDNDPVLFFEHKRAYRLLKGEVPETDYIVPIGEANVVREGDDITVITYGLAVQFAQQAAERLAAEGVEAHILDLRTIYPLDQEAIIEATKKTGKVLLVTEDNKQGSIISEVAAIISEHCLFDLDAPIARLAGPDTPAMPFAPTMEKHFMINPDKVADAMKELAEF, from the coding sequence ATGCCAATCATTTCATATATTGATGCAATAACCATGGCGCTTAAAGAAGAAATGGAGCGCGATGATAAAGTATTTATTTTAGGAGAAGATGTTGGGAAAAAAGGTGGCGTATTTAAAGCGACTGCTGGCCTATATGACGAATTTGGTGAAGACCGAGTACTCGATACACCACTTGCTGAATCGGCTATTGCCGGAGTAGGAATTGGAGCGGCGATGTATGGCTATCGTCCAGTTGCAGAAATGCAATTTGCGGACTTTATTATGCCTGCTGTCAACCAAATTATTTCAGAAGCTTCCAGAATTCGCTACCGTTCTAATAACGATTGGTCTTGTCCGATAGTTATTCGCGCACCTTTTGGCGGTGGGGTACACGGAGCACTTTACCATTCACAATCTGTTGAAAAAGTATTCTTTGGACAACCAGGTTTGAAAATTGTTGTTCCATCCTCGCCATATGATGCGAAGGGACTTTTAAAAGCAGCGATTCGTGATAACGATCCAGTACTTTTCTTTGAGCATAAACGTGCCTATCGTTTGCTGAAAGGCGAAGTACCAGAAACAGATTATATCGTACCAATCGGCGAAGCAAATGTCGTTCGTGAGGGTGATGATATTACAGTAATTACTTACGGACTTGCGGTTCAATTTGCCCAACAAGCAGCAGAACGTTTAGCAGCTGAGGGTGTGGAAGCCCACATTCTTGATTTACGGACAATCTATCCACTAGACCAAGAAGCAATTATTGAAGCAACGAAAAAAACAGGTAAAGTACTTCTTGTAACAGAAGATAATAAGCAAGGAAGTATTATTAGTGAAGTGGCAGCAATTATTTCGGAACATTGTCTATTCGATTTAGACGCTCCGATTGCAAGACTCGCAGGACCAGATACGCCAGCAATGCCTTTTGCTCCTACGATGGAAAAACACTTTATGATCAATCCAGATAAAGTGGCAGATGCAATGAAAGAATTAGCGGAATTTTAG
- a CDS encoding dihydrolipoamide acetyltransferase family protein, whose protein sequence is MAVEKITMPKLGESVTEGTISSWLVKPGDTVEKYDAIAEVLTDKVTAEIPSSFSGTIKEILAEEDETLEVGEVICTIETADAGSSEPVAEVEETETKAPEKQETKQVKLADAPASGRFSPAVLRIAGENNIDLSTVEGTGKGGRITRKDLLQVIENGPVAKREEMKSAPQEKAAMPTPPVRSAAGDKEIPINGVRKAIAKHMSVSKQEIPHAWMMVEVDATGLVRYRNAVKDSFKKEEGYSLTYFAFFIKAVAQALKEFPQLNSTWAGDKIIEHANINISIAIAAGDLLYVPVIKNADEKSIKGIAREISELAGKARNGKLSQADMEGGTFTVNSTGSFGSVQSMGIINHPQAAILQVESIVKRPVIIDDMIAVRDMVNLCLSIDHRILDGLLAGKFLQAIKANVEKISKENTALY, encoded by the coding sequence GTGGCAGTTGAAAAAATCACCATGCCCAAATTAGGGGAAAGTGTTACAGAAGGTACGATTAGTTCATGGTTAGTTAAACCAGGCGATACCGTCGAAAAATATGATGCTATCGCGGAAGTTTTAACAGATAAAGTAACAGCTGAAATTCCATCATCCTTTAGTGGCACTATCAAAGAAATTTTAGCCGAGGAAGATGAAACTCTAGAAGTAGGCGAAGTTATTTGTACAATTGAAACAGCAGATGCAGGAAGTTCGGAACCTGTAGCTGAAGTAGAAGAAACAGAAACAAAAGCGCCAGAAAAACAAGAAACAAAACAAGTGAAACTAGCAGATGCACCAGCTAGTGGAAGATTTTCTCCAGCTGTACTGCGTATTGCAGGTGAAAACAATATTGATTTATCAACTGTAGAAGGCACTGGTAAAGGTGGCCGAATTACAAGAAAAGATTTACTTCAAGTCATTGAAAATGGTCCAGTAGCGAAACGCGAGGAAATGAAGTCTGCTCCACAAGAAAAAGCAGCAATGCCAACTCCTCCTGTTCGTTCTGCAGCTGGTGATAAAGAAATACCAATCAATGGCGTAAGAAAAGCCATTGCTAAACATATGAGCGTGAGTAAACAAGAAATTCCGCATGCTTGGATGATGGTGGAAGTGGATGCTACTGGTCTTGTTCGCTATCGTAATGCAGTTAAAGACAGCTTTAAAAAAGAAGAAGGTTATTCATTAACTTATTTCGCCTTTTTCATCAAAGCCGTTGCACAAGCATTGAAAGAATTCCCGCAACTTAACAGCACATGGGCAGGCGATAAAATTATCGAGCACGCGAATATCAATATTTCGATTGCGATTGCAGCTGGTGATTTATTGTACGTTCCAGTTATTAAAAATGCGGACGAAAAATCTATTAAAGGCATTGCTCGCGAAATTAGCGAACTTGCTGGAAAAGCGCGTAATGGTAAACTAAGCCAAGCCGATATGGAAGGTGGGACTTTCACTGTAAATAGTACTGGTTCATTTGGCTCTGTTCAATCAATGGGGATTATTAACCACCCTCAGGCCGCTATTCTTCAAGTGGAATCGATTGTTAAACGTCCTGTCATTATTGACGATATGATTGCCGTGCGAGATATGGTGAACCTATGTCTATCCATCGATCATCGTATTTTAGATGGCTTACTAGCAGGTAAATTCTTACAAGCAATTAAAGCCAATGTCGAAAAGATTTCCAAAGAAAATACAGCATTGTATTAA
- the prli42 gene encoding stressosome-associated protein Prli42, translating to MTNKKVVRVVVILMLIAIVLSSVLTGVLMFL from the coding sequence ATGACTAATAAAAAAGTAGTTCGCGTTGTCGTTATTTTAATGCTAATCGCGATTGTATTATCCAGTGTTTTAACCGGGGTATTAATGTTTTTATAA
- a CDS encoding M20/M25/M40 family metallo-hydrolase has translation MMISNVKKYFTELIQTPSVSGKETAILTYIKKHLAKLNIEYSLDEDYGLIARIPATKKKFPTIFFCSHVDTHPNAATPVFQMEQDVFTVEEGTSLGADDKAAVAAMLAAIDYFCAERTAHGEIEFIFTTKEELGMIGMRLFPEEKITAAYGYCLDAPGEVGNYQLQANTLVALEFTIASSEAAQMSPISIARMALHATRPGRIDRENKWEIQSFSGGINDENQQDAQLEVLFTSAASFRKALLHIQTIRERFAQTCEKYGALLTHDTKLIYEGYRIRSKHPLMNIFQKAAKKQSLETREIFLEGGTDANVLNEKGIPTMLLSAGYENAHTEEETVSVEQLEKLTQLVIDLAESAKNEKILLRKLN, from the coding sequence ATGATGATATCCAATGTAAAAAAATATTTTACCGAATTAATCCAAACTCCATCTGTCTCAGGGAAAGAAACAGCTATTTTGACGTATATAAAAAAACATCTAGCAAAATTAAACATTGAATATAGTTTGGATGAAGATTATGGCTTAATTGCACGAATCCCCGCTACTAAAAAGAAATTTCCAACGATTTTTTTCTGTAGTCATGTGGATACGCATCCAAATGCGGCAACGCCAGTTTTCCAAATGGAGCAAGATGTATTTACGGTAGAGGAAGGCACTTCTTTAGGTGCGGATGATAAAGCAGCAGTAGCAGCTATGTTAGCGGCTATTGATTATTTTTGTGCAGAACGAACAGCTCATGGGGAGATTGAATTTATTTTCACGACGAAAGAAGAACTCGGCATGATTGGAATGCGTTTATTTCCGGAAGAAAAAATTACGGCAGCTTATGGATACTGTTTAGATGCACCAGGTGAAGTCGGAAATTATCAATTACAAGCAAATACGTTAGTCGCATTAGAATTTACTATTGCAAGTTCTGAAGCTGCCCAAATGTCACCGATTTCTATAGCGAGAATGGCGTTACATGCCACGCGGCCAGGCAGAATTGACCGAGAAAACAAATGGGAAATTCAGTCGTTTTCTGGTGGAATAAATGATGAAAATCAACAAGATGCCCAATTAGAAGTTCTTTTTACATCAGCAGCAAGTTTCCGTAAGGCGCTTTTGCATATCCAGACCATTAGAGAACGATTTGCGCAAACTTGCGAGAAATATGGTGCTCTTTTGACGCATGATACAAAATTAATTTATGAAGGGTACCGAATTCGCTCTAAGCATCCACTAATGAATATTTTTCAAAAAGCCGCAAAAAAACAATCTTTAGAAACAAGAGAAATTTTTTTAGAAGGCGGAACAGATGCAAATGTGTTGAATGAAAAAGGTATTCCGACCATGCTCTTATCAGCAGGATACGAAAATGCGCACACAGAAGAAGAAACAGTATCTGTTGAGCAGTTAGAAAAACTTACTCAACTCGTCATTGACTTAGCAGAATCCGCAAAAAACGAGAAAATTCTTCTCAGAAAACTAAATTAG
- the gndA gene encoding NADP-dependent phosphogluconate dehydrogenase encodes MAKQEIGVIGMGVMGRNLALNIESRGHTVSIFNRSTEKTKAVMEENADKKLVPTYSLEEFVESLEVPRRILIMVKAGDATDMMIEAVKPFLNEGDILIDGGNAFFKDTIRRNKELSEEGFNFIGTGVSGGEEGALKGPSIMPGGQRKAYDLVAPILREIAAVADGEPCVTYIGPDGAGHYVKMVHNGIEYGDMQLIAEAYTILKEIGGLSHDELADVFEEWNNGELDSYLIEITKNILKVKDEETGKPIVDVILDKAGQKGTGKWTSQSALDLGVPLSLITESVFARYISALKDERVYASTVLSGPSNYRFEGDKKAFVESVRRALYFSKIASYAQGFAQMRAASEENDWDLQYGEIAKIFRAGCIIRARFLQKITDAYNKDKNLKNLLLDPYFKDIAHNYQGDLRTVVAEAVKAGIPVPTFTAAISYYDSYRSEVLSANLIQAQRDYFGAHTYERVDKPGVFHTEWPQVED; translated from the coding sequence ATGGCAAAACAAGAAATTGGCGTTATAGGAATGGGCGTTATGGGTCGTAACTTGGCTCTAAACATTGAAAGCCGCGGTCATACAGTATCTATCTTTAACCGCTCGACTGAAAAAACGAAAGCAGTTATGGAAGAAAATGCGGACAAAAAATTAGTACCAACTTATAGTTTAGAGGAATTTGTCGAATCTCTTGAAGTGCCTCGCCGTATCCTTATTATGGTAAAAGCTGGCGATGCTACAGATATGATGATTGAAGCAGTTAAACCTTTCTTAAACGAAGGCGATATTTTAATTGATGGCGGTAATGCTTTCTTCAAAGATACGATTCGTCGTAATAAAGAACTAAGTGAAGAAGGATTTAACTTCATCGGAACTGGTGTATCAGGCGGAGAAGAAGGTGCACTAAAAGGTCCTTCTATCATGCCAGGTGGTCAACGCAAGGCATATGACCTTGTAGCACCTATTTTACGTGAAATTGCTGCAGTAGCAGACGGAGAACCTTGTGTGACTTATATTGGTCCAGACGGTGCCGGACATTACGTTAAAATGGTGCATAATGGTATCGAATACGGCGATATGCAATTAATCGCAGAAGCTTACACTATTTTGAAAGAAATCGGTGGATTAAGCCATGATGAACTTGCTGACGTATTTGAAGAATGGAACAACGGGGAACTTGATAGCTATTTAATCGAGATCACTAAAAACATCCTAAAAGTAAAAGACGAAGAAACTGGCAAACCTATTGTCGATGTTATCCTTGATAAAGCAGGTCAAAAAGGAACTGGTAAATGGACTAGCCAAAGCGCACTCGACTTAGGTGTTCCACTTTCCTTAATTACAGAATCTGTATTTGCTCGTTACATCTCTGCACTTAAAGATGAACGCGTTTATGCAAGTACTGTTTTATCTGGCCCATCTAATTATCGTTTTGAAGGCGACAAAAAAGCATTTGTTGAATCTGTTCGTCGTGCGCTTTATTTCAGCAAAATCGCATCTTATGCACAAGGTTTTGCACAAATGAGAGCAGCTAGTGAAGAAAACGATTGGGACTTACAATACGGTGAAATTGCGAAAATTTTCCGCGCTGGTTGTATTATCCGTGCTCGTTTCTTACAAAAAATTACTGATGCTTATAATAAAGATAAAAATCTTAAAAACTTATTATTAGATCCATATTTCAAAGATATTGCACATAACTACCAAGGCGACCTTCGTACAGTTGTTGCAGAAGCAGTAAAAGCTGGAATTCCAGTTCCAACATTCACTGCAGCAATTAGCTACTACGATAGCTATCGTTCAGAAGTATTATCTGCAAATCTAATCCAAGCACAACGCGACTACTTTGGCGCTCATACGTATGAAAGAGTCGACAAACCTGGCGTATTCCATACAGAATGGCCACAAGTAGAAGATTGA
- a CDS encoding response regulator transcription factor translates to MNRILIVEDEKNLARFIELELQHENYETAVANDGRAGLELALNEEWDAILLDLMLPHLNGVEVCRRVRQVKQTPIIMITARDSVIDRVSGLDHGADDYIVKPFAIEELLARLRSLLRRVENAEQSAKQTTLQYRNLIVEKENRIVKRDEEIIDLTKREYELLLTLMENVNIVLTREVLLNKVWGYETEVETNVVDVYVRYLRNKIDHPDEESYIQTVRGTGYVMRT, encoded by the coding sequence ATGAATAGAATATTAATCGTAGAAGATGAAAAAAACTTAGCACGCTTTATCGAACTCGAATTACAACATGAAAATTATGAAACAGCGGTTGCTAATGATGGACGTGCTGGACTAGAACTCGCACTTAATGAAGAATGGGATGCTATTTTACTCGATCTAATGTTGCCGCATTTAAACGGTGTAGAAGTTTGTCGCCGTGTACGCCAAGTGAAACAAACACCCATTATTATGATAACCGCACGTGACTCTGTTATCGACCGTGTATCCGGACTGGATCACGGAGCAGATGATTACATCGTCAAACCCTTCGCTATTGAAGAATTACTTGCGCGCCTTCGCTCGCTATTGCGTCGGGTGGAAAATGCAGAACAATCTGCTAAACAAACAACGCTACAGTATCGTAATCTAATTGTTGAAAAGGAAAATCGCATTGTCAAACGCGACGAAGAAATCATTGACTTAACAAAACGAGAGTATGAACTTTTACTTACGTTAATGGAAAATGTTAATATCGTTCTTACGCGGGAAGTGTTACTCAATAAAGTATGGGGTTATGAAACAGAAGTAGAAACAAATGTAGTGGATGTGTACGTTCGTTACTTACGAAATAAAATTGATCATCCTGACGAAGAAAGTTATATCCAAACAGTTCGCGGGACAGGGTATGTGATGCGTACATGA
- a CDS encoding HAMP domain-containing sensor histidine kinase produces MTTSPFSLKSRSLKFKWTFGASAAIFLTFFLFSYAIYQGIGQMLLNEEEPEVKELLLATTSTLTNQDLTDNEEIKYLFNNDKTVNRKLQDQVINLYDKDGHFINKYYFSRSQDITSIDFSQYFVSGTDKFIMNKPTIDGQKMMTAQMPIVADDNTTVIGYAQVVNPLTSYNRMMDRLLVTMILLGAVALFISGMLGYLLAQNFLNPLTRLARTMNDIRKNGFQKRIETKTNSRDEIGELTVVFNDMMTRIETSFEQQKQFVEDASHELRTPVQIMEGHLKLLTRWGKDDPAVLDESLNASLTELERMKKLVQEMLDLSRAEQISQTKELQITDVNATVEQVRRNFEVMYENFTFTLKEDDTDLRALIQHNHLEQILIIIMDNAVKYSGDGTEVDMHVYKEQKQIHIDVRDYGEGISQEEIDKIFNRFYRVDKARSREKGGNGLGLAIAKQLVEGYLGTINAVSEPDKGTTIKITLPYIEPKSK; encoded by the coding sequence ATGACGACTAGCCCATTTTCCTTAAAAAGTCGTTCTTTGAAATTCAAATGGACTTTTGGAGCTAGTGCAGCTATTTTTCTAACTTTTTTCTTATTTTCCTATGCCATTTACCAAGGAATTGGGCAAATGTTGTTAAATGAAGAAGAACCAGAAGTAAAAGAACTGCTTCTAGCAACAACGAGCACTTTAACGAATCAAGATTTGACCGATAATGAGGAAATTAAGTATTTATTTAATAACGATAAAACGGTGAATCGAAAATTACAAGATCAAGTAATTAATCTGTATGATAAAGACGGCCATTTTATTAATAAGTATTATTTTTCAAGAAGTCAAGATATTACTAGCATTGATTTTTCGCAGTATTTTGTTAGTGGTACGGACAAGTTTATTATGAATAAACCAACGATTGACGGACAGAAGATGATGACGGCGCAAATGCCCATTGTAGCGGACGACAATACGACCGTGATTGGTTACGCGCAGGTGGTAAATCCGCTCACTTCCTATAATCGGATGATGGACCGGCTTCTCGTTACGATGATTTTACTTGGGGCAGTGGCGCTCTTTATTAGTGGAATGCTCGGCTACTTGCTAGCACAAAATTTCTTAAACCCACTGACTCGTCTAGCTCGAACAATGAATGATATTCGAAAAAATGGTTTCCAAAAACGAATCGAAACGAAAACCAATTCCCGCGATGAAATTGGCGAATTGACCGTTGTTTTTAATGATATGATGACACGAATTGAAACTAGTTTTGAACAGCAAAAGCAATTCGTAGAGGATGCTTCTCATGAATTACGTACCCCAGTGCAAATTATGGAAGGCCATTTAAAATTACTCACTCGTTGGGGAAAAGATGATCCGGCTGTACTTGATGAATCATTAAACGCTTCGTTAACGGAATTAGAACGTATGAAAAAATTAGTACAAGAAATGCTTGATTTATCAAGAGCGGAACAAATTTCACAAACAAAAGAATTACAAATTACCGATGTAAATGCAACAGTAGAACAAGTAAGACGTAATTTTGAAGTGATGTATGAAAATTTCACGTTTACTTTAAAAGAAGATGATACTGATTTACGAGCACTTATTCAACATAATCATTTAGAGCAGATTTTAATTATTATTATGGATAATGCTGTGAAGTATTCAGGTGACGGCACCGAAGTGGATATGCATGTCTATAAAGAACAAAAGCAAATCCATATTGATGTGCGCGATTACGGGGAAGGCATCTCACAAGAAGAGATTGATAAAATATTCAATCGCTTCTACCGTGTAGATAAAGCCAGAAGCCGCGAAAAAGGTGGTAATGGCCTCGGACTTGCGATTGCTAAACAATTAGTCGAAGGATATTTAGGAACGATTAATGCGGTTAGTGAGCCAGATAAAGGTACAACGATAAAAATTACACTTCCTTACATTGAACCAAAATCTAAATAA
- a CDS encoding membrane protein insertase YidC produces the protein MKKKNIILISVLLGALLLLTGCSMDPSQNTDGFFSTYLIQPFTSFIMFVAKFVGGNYGIAIIITTLLIRALIMPLNLRTAKAQMGMQSKMAVAKPEIDEIQARLKRATSKEEQATIQKEMMAVYSKYNINPMQMGCLPLLIQMPILMAFYYAIRGSSEIASHTFLWFNLGSPDMVLAIIAGLVYLAQYFVSMIGYSPEQKKQMKIIGLMSPIMILFVSFTAPSALALYWAVGGLFLAGQTLLTKKLYMNKHPEIKVMEQEEKEFEQIVEEQKKEK, from the coding sequence TTGAAAAAGAAAAATATTATTTTAATTAGCGTTTTACTTGGTGCTTTACTATTACTTACAGGTTGTAGTATGGACCCTTCACAAAATACAGATGGTTTTTTCAGCACTTATTTAATCCAACCATTTACTAGTTTTATTATGTTCGTTGCAAAGTTTGTTGGGGGTAATTACGGAATTGCGATTATTATTACAACGTTACTTATCCGTGCACTAATTATGCCACTAAACTTGCGTACTGCTAAAGCTCAAATGGGAATGCAATCCAAAATGGCCGTTGCCAAACCAGAAATTGATGAAATTCAAGCTCGACTAAAACGTGCAACATCGAAAGAAGAACAAGCCACTATTCAAAAAGAAATGATGGCCGTCTATTCCAAGTATAATATCAATCCAATGCAAATGGGTTGTTTACCATTACTTATTCAAATGCCAATATTGATGGCTTTCTATTATGCTATTCGCGGATCTTCCGAAATTGCTAGCCACACATTCTTATGGTTTAACTTAGGTTCACCGGATATGGTGCTGGCAATTATCGCCGGGCTTGTCTACTTAGCACAATACTTTGTTTCCATGATTGGTTATTCACCAGAACAAAAGAAACAAATGAAAATTATCGGTTTAATGTCTCCTATTATGATTTTATTCGTTTCCTTCACAGCTCCCTCTGCACTAGCGTTATACTGGGCTGTCGGCGGACTCTTCTTAGCAGGTCAAACATTACTAACGAAAAAACTTTACATGAATAAACACCCAGAAATTAAAGTAATGGAGCAAGAAGAAAAAGAATTCGAGCAAATCGTGGAAGAACAAAAGAAAGAAAAATAA
- a CDS encoding acylphosphatase, giving the protein MARDTAILRVTGFVQGVGFRYTTKHVAYKYDISGTVKNLDDGSVEIHAIAEEENLNKFIDAIKKGPSPGCRIEHVYIYKGAPVEERKTFDIVY; this is encoded by the coding sequence ATGGCTAGAGATACAGCGATTTTGAGAGTGACTGGATTTGTGCAAGGTGTTGGATTTCGTTACACAACCAAACACGTTGCTTACAAATATGACATTAGTGGAACAGTGAAAAATTTAGATGACGGTTCCGTTGAAATTCATGCAATTGCTGAAGAAGAAAACTTAAATAAATTCATTGATGCTATCAAAAAAGGCCCATCGCCCGGTTGTCGTATCGAACACGTTTATATTTACAAAGGTGCCCCTGTAGAAGAACGAAAAACATTTGATATCGTTTACTAA
- a CDS encoding DUF1033 family protein — MTKWNVYLTKGEYEPWWFFEEWETSIQADFAFSDKEAAFLKYQELADELLRNYPNHQTKKDCLLAAWNEEEVEYCEDCEDDIQTFHGLILFSDGEVYQPTPEEKETIFKPVLTFA, encoded by the coding sequence ATGACAAAATGGAATGTCTATCTAACTAAAGGAGAATACGAGCCTTGGTGGTTTTTCGAGGAATGGGAAACTTCCATTCAAGCCGACTTTGCTTTTTCAGATAAGGAAGCTGCCTTTCTGAAGTATCAAGAGTTAGCAGACGAGTTACTACGGAATTATCCTAATCATCAAACAAAAAAAGATTGTTTGTTAGCAGCTTGGAATGAAGAAGAAGTTGAGTACTGCGAGGACTGTGAAGATGATATTCAAACATTTCACGGGCTTATTTTATTTTCTGATGGGGAAGTGTATCAACCAACTCCCGAAGAAAAAGAGACGATTTTTAAACCTGTTTTAACCTTTGCTTGA
- the fni gene encoding type 2 isopentenyl-diphosphate Delta-isomerase: MQKNDDLLRERRKDEHVALGVKQNEQLAPSSLEDIQLIGTSIPRYNVKDIDLTTTIVGTNVPFPLYINAMTGGSRHTKKINAELAEIAREVAIPMAVGSQSAALKNSSLIDTYKIVREINPNGMILANISPEVALQEGLRAIEMLEANALQIHINPAQELVMQEGDRSFSHWLTRIEEYVKLSPVPVVVKEVGFGMTRETVKTLADIGVQTVDLAGKGGTNFAQIENDRRRDQAYDFLLDWGISTGQALIDMQHQDAPKIAYLASGGIRNPLDIVKALALGADSVGMAGQIIYSLKKEGVTKTIEKLELWKEQLRGLFVLANAKNISELKTTPLIISGELAKWGALREIDLVKLANRK; the protein is encoded by the coding sequence ATGCAGAAGAACGATGACTTATTAAGAGAACGTCGAAAAGACGAACACGTGGCTCTTGGAGTAAAACAGAATGAGCAGTTAGCGCCATCGAGTTTAGAAGATATTCAACTGATTGGAACTTCTATCCCGCGCTATAATGTGAAAGATATCGATTTAACCACAACTATTGTGGGGACCAATGTGCCTTTCCCATTGTATATTAATGCGATGACAGGTGGAAGTCGGCATACGAAAAAAATTAATGCCGAACTTGCTGAAATAGCACGCGAAGTAGCTATCCCAATGGCTGTTGGTTCCCAGTCTGCAGCTCTAAAAAATAGTTCGCTAATAGATACCTATAAAATTGTCAGAGAAATCAATCCGAATGGGATGATTTTAGCAAATATTAGTCCAGAAGTAGCCCTTCAAGAGGGACTTCGGGCGATCGAAATGTTAGAGGCAAATGCACTTCAAATTCATATTAACCCGGCACAAGAATTAGTTATGCAAGAAGGCGACCGTTCTTTTAGTCATTGGCTAACTAGAATAGAAGAGTACGTCAAGCTTTCGCCAGTTCCAGTAGTTGTAAAAGAAGTTGGCTTTGGAATGACGCGTGAAACAGTAAAAACGCTAGCTGATATCGGCGTTCAAACCGTAGATTTAGCTGGAAAAGGCGGAACAAACTTTGCCCAAATTGAAAATGACCGCCGCCGTGATCAAGCATATGATTTCTTACTTGATTGGGGTATTTCCACCGGACAGGCTTTAATAGACATGCAACACCAAGATGCGCCAAAGATTGCTTATTTAGCGTCAGGTGGTATTAGGAACCCGTTAGATATCGTTAAAGCATTAGCGCTCGGAGCAGATAGTGTAGGTATGGCAGGACAAATTATTTATTCACTAAAAAAAGAGGGCGTCACCAAAACCATTGAAAAACTGGAGCTATGGAAAGAACAACTACGTGGCTTATTTGTTCTTGCAAATGCGAAAAACATCTCAGAATTAAAAACAACGCCATTAATCATAAGTGGTGAACTTGCTAAATGGGGCGCATTACGAGAAATCGATTTAGTCAAACTAGCTAATAGAAAATAA